Proteins found in one Venturia canescens isolate UGA chromosome 8, ASM1945775v1, whole genome shotgun sequence genomic segment:
- the Tpr2 gene encoding dnaJ homolog subfamily C member 7 isoform X2, with protein MADESMDTGEVEIITIPNPIFDTEQLAESMKDEANKLYAAEQYQSALEGYTKVIELCPNTAKYYGNRAACYMMLYQYRNAFIDAKKCVELDPKSVKGYTRVIKCCLILGEIVEAETFLDKRALLDPAIDTANERRELEHVKRYIREAEVAYAAKDYRKVVYCMDRCCDVSTSCPRFKLTKAECLALLGRYQEAQELANDILHQDRTNADATYVRGMCLYYQDNVEQAFMHFQQVLRFAPDHTKALAIYKKAKLLKEKKFNGGLAFKLGRFQEAYDLYSEALKIDPLNKSANTKLHFNKATVAAKLGKLNESISECTEALKLDGGYLKAILRRALCFMELQLYEEAVRDYESACKIDKGFYNRRLLMEAKAALAKSKRKDYYKILGISKTASTDDIKRAYKKRALVHHPDRHANASEAEQKAEEKKFKEIGEAYTILSDPKKRSCYDDGQSYDDINTDADCETFAAFFGGYGKRRGGTTFNGFTM; from the exons atggcAGACGAATCAATGGATACAGGGGAGGTTGAAATTATAACAATTCCAAACCCGATTTTTGATACAGAACA GTTAGCCGAGAGCATGAAAGATGAGGCCAATAAATTATATGCTGCAGAACAATATCAATCAGCTCTCGAAGGGTACACTAAAGTTATAG AGCTATGTCCAAACACTGCAAAATATTACGGGAATCGTGCTGCGTGTTACATGATGCTCTATCAGTATCGCAATGCATTCATAGATGCGAAGAAATGTGTAGAACTCGATCCAAAGTCTGTCAAG GGTTATACTCGCGTTATCAAGTGCTGCTTGATATTGGGTGAAATTGTTGAAGCCGAAACTTTCCTCGATAAAAGAGCTCTCTTGGATCCAGCCATCGATACAGCCAATGAACGCAGGGAACTCGAACATGTAAAACGATACATCAGAGAAGCAGAAGTTGCTTATGCAGCTAAGGATTACCGCAAG GTTGTTTATTGCATGGATCGCTGCTGTGATGTCAGTACATCATGCCCACGATTTAAACTAACGAAGGCCGAGTGTTTAGCTCTGTTGGGAAGATATCAAGAAGCTCAGGAGCTAGCAAA TGATATTTTGCATCAAGATCGAACGAACGCCGATGCGACTTATGTACGCGGCATGTGTTTGTATTATCAAGACAATGTCGAACAAGCTTTCATGCACTTCCAACAAGTTCTCCGATTCGCCCCTGATCACACGAAAGCTCTGGCAATTTACAAg AAAGCAAAATtgctgaaagaaaaaaaatttaacggcGGACTTGCATTCAAATTGGGCCGTTTCCAAGAAGCTTACGACCTGTACAGTGAGGCCCTGAAAATCGATCCACTCAACAAATCGGCCAACACTAAATTACATTTCAACAAAGCAACGGTCGCTGCAAAA TTGGGAAAACTGaacgaatcgatttccgaatgCACGGAAGCATTGAAACTCGACGGCGGATATCTCAAGGCCATTCTCAGGAGGGCGCTCTGTTTCATGGAATTGCAACTTTATGAAGAGGCTGTACGCGATTATGAGAGCGCTTGCAAAATAGACAAAGGTTTCT ATAACAGAAGATTACTGATGGAGGCGAAAGCAGCTCTCGCTAAATCCAAGAGAAAAGATTACTATAAAATTCTGGGTATCAGTAAAACTGCTTCTACTGATGACATTAAGCGAGCCTACAAAAAGAGAGCTTTGGTACATCATCCAG ATCGCCATGCGAATGCCAGCGAAGCCGAGCAGAAAGCTGAGGAAAAGAAATTCAAGGAAATTGGTGAAGCGTATACGATTTTGTCGGATCCGAAGAAACGTTCCTGCTACGATGACGGACAAAGTTACGATGACATTAACACGGACG cCGACTGCGAGACTTTTGCAGCATTCTTCGGTGGATATGGCAAGCGGAGAGGCGGGACTACTTTCAACGGTTTTACGATGTGA
- the Tpr2 gene encoding dnaJ homolog subfamily C member 7 isoform X1 — MADESMDTGEVEIITIPNPIFDTEQLAESMKDEANKLYAAEQYQSALEGYTKVIELCPNTAKYYGNRAACYMMLYQYRNAFIDAKKCVELDPKSVKGYTRVIKCCLILGEIVEAETFLDKRALLDPAIDTANERRELEHVKRYIREAEVAYAAKDYRKVVYCMDRCCDVSTSCPRFKLTKAECLALLGRYQEAQELANDILHQDRTNADATYVRGMCLYYQDNVEQAFMHFQQVLRFAPDHTKALAIYKKAKLLKEKKFNGGLAFKLGRFQEAYDLYSEALKIDPLNKSANTKLHFNKATVAAKLGKLNESISECTEALKLDGGYLKAILRRALCFMELQLYEEAVRDYESACKIDKGFYNRRLLMEAKAALAKSKRKDYYKILGISKTASTDDIKRAYKKRALVHHPDRHANASEAEQKAEEKKFKEIGEAYTILSDPKKRSCYDDGQSYDDINTDGEFADCETFAAFFGGYGKRRGGTTFNGFTM, encoded by the exons atggcAGACGAATCAATGGATACAGGGGAGGTTGAAATTATAACAATTCCAAACCCGATTTTTGATACAGAACA GTTAGCCGAGAGCATGAAAGATGAGGCCAATAAATTATATGCTGCAGAACAATATCAATCAGCTCTCGAAGGGTACACTAAAGTTATAG AGCTATGTCCAAACACTGCAAAATATTACGGGAATCGTGCTGCGTGTTACATGATGCTCTATCAGTATCGCAATGCATTCATAGATGCGAAGAAATGTGTAGAACTCGATCCAAAGTCTGTCAAG GGTTATACTCGCGTTATCAAGTGCTGCTTGATATTGGGTGAAATTGTTGAAGCCGAAACTTTCCTCGATAAAAGAGCTCTCTTGGATCCAGCCATCGATACAGCCAATGAACGCAGGGAACTCGAACATGTAAAACGATACATCAGAGAAGCAGAAGTTGCTTATGCAGCTAAGGATTACCGCAAG GTTGTTTATTGCATGGATCGCTGCTGTGATGTCAGTACATCATGCCCACGATTTAAACTAACGAAGGCCGAGTGTTTAGCTCTGTTGGGAAGATATCAAGAAGCTCAGGAGCTAGCAAA TGATATTTTGCATCAAGATCGAACGAACGCCGATGCGACTTATGTACGCGGCATGTGTTTGTATTATCAAGACAATGTCGAACAAGCTTTCATGCACTTCCAACAAGTTCTCCGATTCGCCCCTGATCACACGAAAGCTCTGGCAATTTACAAg AAAGCAAAATtgctgaaagaaaaaaaatttaacggcGGACTTGCATTCAAATTGGGCCGTTTCCAAGAAGCTTACGACCTGTACAGTGAGGCCCTGAAAATCGATCCACTCAACAAATCGGCCAACACTAAATTACATTTCAACAAAGCAACGGTCGCTGCAAAA TTGGGAAAACTGaacgaatcgatttccgaatgCACGGAAGCATTGAAACTCGACGGCGGATATCTCAAGGCCATTCTCAGGAGGGCGCTCTGTTTCATGGAATTGCAACTTTATGAAGAGGCTGTACGCGATTATGAGAGCGCTTGCAAAATAGACAAAGGTTTCT ATAACAGAAGATTACTGATGGAGGCGAAAGCAGCTCTCGCTAAATCCAAGAGAAAAGATTACTATAAAATTCTGGGTATCAGTAAAACTGCTTCTACTGATGACATTAAGCGAGCCTACAAAAAGAGAGCTTTGGTACATCATCCAG ATCGCCATGCGAATGCCAGCGAAGCCGAGCAGAAAGCTGAGGAAAAGAAATTCAAGGAAATTGGTGAAGCGTATACGATTTTGTCGGATCCGAAGAAACGTTCCTGCTACGATGACGGACAAAGTTACGATGACATTAACACGGACGGTGAGTTCG cCGACTGCGAGACTTTTGCAGCATTCTTCGGTGGATATGGCAAGCGGAGAGGCGGGACTACTTTCAACGGTTTTACGATGTGA
- the LOC122414614 gene encoding NPC intracellular cholesterol transporter 1-like yields MLTMENEQTGKKRSVRNALHRIPQNISSVVENFFYRLGYQIARHPLKWILGCTVIVLICLFGLYRFRQEKNPLKLWIPPDSDFVKDTEWVMSNFRHGQQVETMILTGENILHPEALYELNEITKRILTLQTASQPAISWSDVCFKVPIISGFVGRSKRDVDDDDFFDQIPDAHSKGGTFDPSLDLSTDLYCPIVNSLPKGCLLLSILDIWDFDSVLIKNQTQDDIINKFNSAKTSPTLGHPMNFTDLLGGVTRDEGGRVIGATAVETLWMVHINFSDVKMNESGNDAGTADWITVDILNWEALFLRELASSSRYLNALNVAGTNEQNLKLWYRAGRSWGDISSSTMFQDTGKIVFGILLMSVYVQIILSRFNWVEWRFCLTSVGLLCVGGAFVVAIGLCSLFGVPYGPVHTSLPFMLMGLGVDDIFVMMASWDQILSHSPNRLRSLAERIGMMLSHAGAAIFVTSFTDVVAFIIGASTILPSLQSFCIYAAVGVMMTFLLQVTFFVAFFTLDMKRVESKRNGVIPCIVHEKYELIYLKPSKSISWRFIDFLYSKIILTVPGKIVVILVTIGVASFGILGCCQLEQWFDPEWFIPTDTYLSDFIKVKNEQYPGRGHPGSVFIGDIKYHEEFPRIMALTESLKNLTTIDHVDAWPHEFADFMRIHFDKDVTKGEMNSAEFHDYLSKFLFGRSGGKYQGKFHFDGNLTCGVTAPRILVSIVDFSFVTFNGPEEWIPAMDGVKNLANHSNITGLVFVWSRIFASWVTDKVIAEEVTRNLILALVCVMATTAVLIAEPQTCFWILLCVLLTLLDVCGFMFYWGLTIDIVSCIGLELAVGLSVDYAAHVAHAFLNNGGFNGEDNRFTRTLTAVRHIGAAVTYGAGSTLLSQSMMAFSEAYVFRSFFKIFFMVITFGLWHGLILLPVVLSTIGPRSLHSSSVKRNETEDVRSTKETEELEVSLNKLNTDE; encoded by the exons ATGTTGACTATGGAGAATGAGCAAACAGGGAAAAAGCGTAGCGTACGCAATGCCTTACACCGCATACCTCAGAATATATCCAGTGtagtagaaaattttttttacag ACTCGGCTATCAGATTGCTCGGCATCCTTTAAAATGGATTTTAGGCTGCACGGTCATTGTGCTCATCTGCCTTTTTGGCCTTTATCGATTCagacaggaaaaaaatcctctcaAACTTTGGATACCTCCGGATTCAGACTTTGTAAAAGACACAGAGTGGGTCATGTCAAATTTCAGACATGGTCAACAGGTGGAGACAATGATATTGACCGGAGAAAATATTCTTCATCCTGAAGCGCTCTACGAA CTGAacgagataacaaagcgaataTTGACCTTACAAACAGCTTCTCAGCCGGCAATATCATGGTCGGATGTATGCTTCAA AGTGCCTATAATTTCGGGTTTCGTTGGTCGCTCCAAAAGAGACGTGGACGatgacgattttttcgaccAAATTCCCgatgctcattcgaaaggagGCACTTTCGATCCCAGTCTCGACTTATCGACTGATCTCTATTGCCCCATCGTCAATAGTTTACCCAAGGGATGTCTTCTTCTGAGTATTCTCGATATTTGGGACTTTGACAGTGTTCtgataaaaaatcaaacgcAGGacgatataataaataaatttaattccGCAAAGACGAGTCCAACACTCGGGCACCCCATGAATTTCACTGATCTCCTGGGCGGCGTTACTCGCGACGAGGGcggacgtgtgatcggagcaACGGCGGTCGAAACGCTTTGGATGGTACATATTAATTTTAGCGATGTGAAAATGAACGAGTCTGGTAACGACGCGGGAACGGCCGATTGG atCACCGTTGACATCCTCAACTGGGAAGCGCTATTCTTACGTGAACTGGCGTCCAGTTCTCGATATCTGAATGCACTTAACGTCGCGGGAACAAACGAACAGAATTTAAAATTGTGGTACCGAGCTGGACGCAGCTGGGGCGACATCAGCTCCTCGACCATGTTTCAGGATACTGGAAAAATTGTGTTTGGCATTTTGCTCATGTCCGTTTACGTACAAATTATTTTGTCCCGGTTCAACTGGGTCGAATGGCGA TTTTGCTTGACAAGTGTCGGGCTCCTTTGTGTCGGTGGAGCTTTCGTCGTCGCTATTGGATTATGCTCTCTATTCGGGGTGCCTTACGGTCCCGTGCACACGTCGCTGCCGTTTATGCTAATGGGTTTAGGGGTCGATGATATTTTCGTTATGATGGCATCCTGGGACCAGATTCTCTCACATTCGCCCAATCGATTGAGATCACTAGCCGAGAGAATCGGTATGATGCTCAGCCACGCTGGTGCAGCGATTTTCGTCACTTCTTTTACGGACGTCGTTGCTTTTATTATCGGTGCATCCACG ATCCTACCATCGCTTCAGTCGTTTTGCATTTACGCTGCGGTCGGCGTGATGATGACTTTTCTCCTGCAAGTAACATTCTTCGTCGCATTTTTCACGTTGGACATGAAGCGCGTGGAAAGCAAAAGAAACGGCGTAATTCCGTGCATCGttcacgaaaaatacgagCTGATTTATCTCAAGCCAAGCAAATCGATATCTTGGCGATTCatcgattttctttattccAAAATAATCCTCACAGTTCCTGGTAAAATAGTTGTTATTCTGGTTACGATTGGGGTTGCGAGCTTTGGAATTCTTGGCTGTTGCCAATTGGAGCAGTGGTTCGATCCCGAGTGGTTCATACCGACAGACACGTACCTCAGTGATTTTATTAAAGTTAAAAACGAACAATATCCAGGGCGGGGTCACCCTGGCTCAGTTTTTATCGGCGACATAAAGTATCACGAAGAATTCCCCCGGATAATGGCGCTGACCGAgtccttaaaaaatttgacgacGATTGATCACGTCGACGCGTGGCCTCACGAATTCGCTGATTTCATGAGGATTCATTTTGACAAAG ATGTGACGAAAGGAGAGATGAATTCTGCAGAGTTTCACGattatttatcgaaatttctgTTCGGTCGTTCGGGAGGTAAATATCagggaaaatttcatttcgacgGTAATTTGACCTGCGGCGTAACTGCACCGAGGATCCTCGTCTCGATagtcgatttttctttcgtgaCGTTCAACGGTCCCGAAGAATGGATTCCGGCGATGGACGGAGTCAAAAATTTGGCCAATCATTCGAATATTACCGGTTTAGTATTTGTCTGGAGTCGAATATTTGCCTCGTGGGTAACCGACAAGGTAATCGCTGAAGAAGTAACACGGAATTTGATCCTTGCGTTGGTGTGTGTCATGGCTACGACCGCCGTCCTCATTGCCGAGCCGCAAACCTGCTTTTGGATTTTGTTGTGCGTTCTTCTGACTCTTCTCGACGTTTGTGGCTTCATGTTTTATTGGGGCCTGACAATAGACATTGTCTCATGCATAG GATTGGAGCTCGCGGTTGGTTTGAGTGTCGACTATGCGGCGCACGTGGCCCACGCTTTCCTCAACAACGGAGGATTCAACGGTGAGGATAATAGATTTACGAGGACATTGACAGCGGTGCGTCACATCGGTGCAGCAGTTACGTACGGTGCAGGTTCAACGTTGCTGTCGCAATCGATGATGGCATTTTCGGAGGCCTACGtatttcgttccttttttaaaatattttttatggttATAACATTCGGTCTGTGGCACGGTTTGATACTTTTGCCAGTCGTGTTGAGCACGATTGGGCCTCGAAGTTTGCATTCGTCGTCCGTCAAGAGAAACGAGACCGAGGACGTGAGGTCAACCAAAGAGACGGAGGAGCTCGAAGTCTCTTTGAACAAATTAAATACCGATGAATGA